From a single Populus trichocarpa isolate Nisqually-1 chromosome 17, P.trichocarpa_v4.1, whole genome shotgun sequence genomic region:
- the LOC112324807 gene encoding uncharacterized protein LOC112324807 isoform X1: protein MSKAEERRLASGLNSMSMNCQEIMESKETTEDKETRSEQQDNMKNNLMEQTKIPQVRAIVERQDPSSKEVDDLTIRRFLRARDLDIGKASSMLLRYLKWRREFVPNGSVSLLETPNEVAQNKMFLQGSDKKGRPITVILGARHVRSKGGLEEFKRFVVYGFDKICSRMPPGQEKFVVIGDLEGWGYANSDIHGYLAGLSILQEYYPERLAKVFLVHAPYIFMAVWKIVYPFIDKNTRKKIVFVDNRKLKSTLLEEIDESQIPDIYGGKLPLIPIHQSK from the exons ATGAGTAAGGCAGAAGAGAGAAGGCTAGCTAGTGGATTGAACAGCATGTCCATGAACTGCCAAGAGATTATGGAGTCCAAAGAAACAACCGAGGATAAAGAAACTAGGAGTGAGCAACAAgataacatgaaaaacaatttgatggAGCAAACTAAAATACCTCAAGTGAGAGCAATTGTTGAAAGACAGGATCCCTCTTCTAAG GAAGTAGATGACCTGACGATTAGAAGATTTTTGCGTGCTCGTGACTTAGATATAGGAAAGGCTTCTTCCATGCTCCTCAGGTACCTGAAATGGAGAAGGGAATTTGTTCCAAATGGTTCAGTTTCTCTGTTGGAGACGCCAAATGAAGTTGCACAGAACAAGATGTTTCTGCAAGGATCAGATAAAAAAGGACGACCTATAACAGTTATCCTTGGAGCTAGGCATGTTCGGAGCAAAGGAGGTCTAGAAGAATTCAAGC GTTTTGTAGTCTATGGTTTTGACAAAATATGTTCAAG GATGCCACCAGGACAAGAGAAATTTGTTGTCATTGGAGACCTTGAGGGTTGGGGATATGCAAACAGCGATATCCATGGATACCTTGCAGGTTTATCGATTTTGCAG GAATATTACCCAGAAAGGCTTGCAAAGGTATTCCTTGTGCATGCTCCCTACATTTTTATGGCAGTGTGGAAGATTGTTTATCCTTTTATAGACAAAAATACCAGGAAGAAG ATAGTATTTGTGGATAACAGGAAGCTGAAATCAACTCTCCTTGAAGAAATTGATGAGAGCCAGATCCCTGACATTTACGGGGGGAAACTTCCATTAATTCCTATCCATCAAAGCAAGTGA
- the LOC112324807 gene encoding uncharacterized protein LOC112324807 isoform X2: MSKAEERRLASGLNSMSMNCQEIMESKETTEDKETRSEQQDNMKNNLMEQTKIPQVRAIVERQDPSSKEVDDLTIRRFLRARDLDIGKASSMLLRYLKWRREFVPNGSVSLLETPNEVAQNKMFLQGSDKKGRPITVILGARHVRSKGGLEEFKRFVVYGFDKICSRMPPGQEKFVVIGDLEGWGYANSDIHGYLAGLSILQEYYPERLAKVFLVHAPYIFMAVWKIVYPFIDKNTRKKEAEINSP; the protein is encoded by the exons ATGAGTAAGGCAGAAGAGAGAAGGCTAGCTAGTGGATTGAACAGCATGTCCATGAACTGCCAAGAGATTATGGAGTCCAAAGAAACAACCGAGGATAAAGAAACTAGGAGTGAGCAACAAgataacatgaaaaacaatttgatggAGCAAACTAAAATACCTCAAGTGAGAGCAATTGTTGAAAGACAGGATCCCTCTTCTAAG GAAGTAGATGACCTGACGATTAGAAGATTTTTGCGTGCTCGTGACTTAGATATAGGAAAGGCTTCTTCCATGCTCCTCAGGTACCTGAAATGGAGAAGGGAATTTGTTCCAAATGGTTCAGTTTCTCTGTTGGAGACGCCAAATGAAGTTGCACAGAACAAGATGTTTCTGCAAGGATCAGATAAAAAAGGACGACCTATAACAGTTATCCTTGGAGCTAGGCATGTTCGGAGCAAAGGAGGTCTAGAAGAATTCAAGC GTTTTGTAGTCTATGGTTTTGACAAAATATGTTCAAG GATGCCACCAGGACAAGAGAAATTTGTTGTCATTGGAGACCTTGAGGGTTGGGGATATGCAAACAGCGATATCCATGGATACCTTGCAGGTTTATCGATTTTGCAG GAATATTACCCAGAAAGGCTTGCAAAGGTATTCCTTGTGCATGCTCCCTACATTTTTATGGCAGTGTGGAAGATTGTTTATCCTTTTATAGACAAAAATACCAGGAAGAAG GAAGCTGAAATCAACTCTCCTTGA
- the LOC112324807 gene encoding uncharacterized protein LOC112324807 isoform X3: MSKAEERRLASGLNSMSMNCQEIMESKETTEDKETRSEQQDNMKNNLMEQTKIPQVRAIVERQDPSSKEVDDLTIRRFLRARDLDIGKASSMLLRYLKWRREFVPNGSVSLLETPNEVAQNKMFLQGSDKKGRPITVILGARHVRSKGGLEEFKRFVVYGFDKICSRMPPGQEKFVVIGDLEGWGYANSDIHGYLAGLSILQEYYPERLAKVFLVHAPYIFMAVWKIVYPFIDKNTRKKVK, translated from the exons ATGAGTAAGGCAGAAGAGAGAAGGCTAGCTAGTGGATTGAACAGCATGTCCATGAACTGCCAAGAGATTATGGAGTCCAAAGAAACAACCGAGGATAAAGAAACTAGGAGTGAGCAACAAgataacatgaaaaacaatttgatggAGCAAACTAAAATACCTCAAGTGAGAGCAATTGTTGAAAGACAGGATCCCTCTTCTAAG GAAGTAGATGACCTGACGATTAGAAGATTTTTGCGTGCTCGTGACTTAGATATAGGAAAGGCTTCTTCCATGCTCCTCAGGTACCTGAAATGGAGAAGGGAATTTGTTCCAAATGGTTCAGTTTCTCTGTTGGAGACGCCAAATGAAGTTGCACAGAACAAGATGTTTCTGCAAGGATCAGATAAAAAAGGACGACCTATAACAGTTATCCTTGGAGCTAGGCATGTTCGGAGCAAAGGAGGTCTAGAAGAATTCAAGC GTTTTGTAGTCTATGGTTTTGACAAAATATGTTCAAG GATGCCACCAGGACAAGAGAAATTTGTTGTCATTGGAGACCTTGAGGGTTGGGGATATGCAAACAGCGATATCCATGGATACCTTGCAGGTTTATCGATTTTGCAG GAATATTACCCAGAAAGGCTTGCAAAGGTATTCCTTGTGCATGCTCCCTACATTTTTATGGCAGTGTGGAAGATTGTTTATCCTTTTATAGACAAAAATACCAGGAAGAAGGTAAA ATAG